One stretch of Saccharopolyspora erythraea DNA includes these proteins:
- the hemG gene encoding protoporphyrinogen oxidase: protein MPQHVAVVGGGAAGLAAAYRLRRELGPQARITLVEQTDRLGGKLRTVRLAGRDFDLGAEAFLVRRPEVLRLAEELGVDDGIVYPGSASATVRAGGRTRPLPGGTVMGVPSSPEAVQGVLSEAGVAAVRAEADLPPLDLGGADVSVGRLLRERVGDEVVDRLVEPLLGGVYAGNADLLGLRATIPALAAAIDAGAESVTAAAAAALPAPSEPGRKPPVFGAFASGYQRLVDELVRECSAEVRLGLPVRAVERSGTGWRLEIGSAPDPDVLEADAVVLAVPAPAARRLLSGVVPEAADRMGGVDVASMVVVGLALPPETPLPDASGVLIARGETHADGTPFTAKAFTFSSRKWPHLRGENGELLVRGSVGRFGETEELRLTDDELLRRVRADLSELIGAAVDPVDTAVLRWGGGLPQYGVGHLDAVSGIERAVGEVPGLAVAGAALHGLGVPACVATGQAAAAKVTRDLVAA from the coding sequence GTGCCACAGCACGTCGCGGTCGTCGGAGGCGGTGCGGCCGGGCTGGCCGCGGCGTACCGGCTGCGCCGGGAGCTCGGACCGCAGGCGCGGATCACCCTGGTCGAGCAGACCGACCGGCTCGGCGGCAAGCTGCGCACGGTCCGGCTCGCGGGCCGCGACTTCGACCTCGGTGCCGAGGCTTTCCTGGTGCGCAGGCCCGAAGTCCTGCGGCTGGCCGAGGAGCTGGGCGTCGACGACGGCATCGTGTACCCGGGCAGCGCCTCGGCCACGGTGCGCGCCGGCGGGCGGACGCGGCCACTGCCCGGCGGCACCGTCATGGGCGTGCCGTCTTCGCCCGAAGCCGTGCAGGGCGTCCTGTCCGAGGCCGGTGTCGCGGCGGTGCGCGCGGAGGCCGACCTGCCGCCGCTGGACCTGGGTGGAGCCGACGTGTCGGTCGGCAGGCTGCTGCGCGAACGGGTCGGTGACGAGGTCGTCGACCGGCTGGTCGAGCCGCTGCTCGGCGGGGTCTACGCGGGCAACGCCGACCTGCTGGGCCTGCGCGCGACGATCCCCGCGCTCGCCGCGGCCATCGACGCCGGTGCGGAGTCGGTCACGGCCGCGGCCGCCGCGGCGTTGCCCGCGCCGAGCGAGCCGGGACGCAAGCCGCCGGTGTTCGGCGCCTTCGCAAGCGGCTACCAGCGGTTGGTCGACGAGCTCGTCCGCGAGTGCTCCGCCGAGGTCCGCCTCGGGCTGCCGGTGCGGGCGGTGGAGCGCAGCGGCACCGGATGGCGTCTGGAGATCGGCTCCGCGCCGGACCCGGACGTGCTGGAGGCCGACGCGGTCGTGCTCGCCGTTCCCGCGCCCGCGGCCCGCCGGCTGCTTTCCGGCGTGGTGCCCGAGGCCGCCGACCGGATGGGCGGGGTGGACGTCGCCTCCATGGTCGTCGTCGGCCTGGCACTGCCGCCCGAGACGCCGTTGCCCGACGCTTCGGGCGTGCTGATCGCGCGCGGCGAGACCCATGCCGACGGCACGCCGTTCACCGCCAAGGCGTTCACCTTCTCCAGCCGCAAGTGGCCGCACCTCCGTGGCGAGAACGGTGAGCTGCTGGTCCGCGGTTCGGTGGGCCGCTTCGGTGAGACCGAGGAGCTGCGGCTGACCGACGACGAGCTGCTGCGCCGGGTGCGCGCCGACCTCTCCGAGCTGATCGGCGCGGCCGTCGACCCGGTCGACACCGCCGTGCTTCGCTGGGGCGGCGGGCTGCCGCAGTACGGGGTCGGGCACCTGGACGCGGTCTCCGGCATCGAGCGCGCTGTCGGCGAGGTGCCGGGACTGGCCGTCGCGGGTGCCGCGCTGCACGGCCTCGGCGTGCCCGCCTGCGTGGCGACCGGGCAGGCGGCTGCGGCCAAGGTCACGCGAGACCTCGTGGCGGCCTGA
- the hemQ gene encoding hydrogen peroxide-dependent heme synthase, translating into MARLNYSELNDTIRYTMWSVFRIEQDTLPEDREKAAQATKEYLDSLEESGVVVRGVYDVSGLRADADFMIWWHAAEIEAVQAAYTGFRRETPLGHSSEPVWSNVALHRPAEFNKSHIPAFLAGEEPRKYVCVYPFVRSYEWYLMPDDERRTMLADHGKAARDYPDVRANTVASFGLGDYEWVLAFEADELHRIVDLMWKMRYTEARLHVREETPFYTGHRVDVADLVTRLP; encoded by the coding sequence ATGGCGCGTCTGAACTACTCCGAGCTCAACGACACGATCCGCTACACGATGTGGTCGGTCTTCCGCATCGAGCAGGACACCCTGCCCGAGGACCGGGAGAAGGCCGCGCAGGCGACCAAGGAGTACCTGGACTCGCTGGAGGAATCCGGTGTCGTGGTGCGCGGGGTCTACGACGTGTCGGGTCTGCGCGCCGACGCCGACTTCATGATCTGGTGGCACGCCGCCGAGATCGAGGCCGTGCAGGCCGCCTACACCGGGTTCCGCCGCGAGACGCCGCTGGGGCACTCGTCGGAGCCGGTCTGGAGCAATGTCGCGCTGCACCGCCCGGCGGAGTTCAACAAGAGCCACATCCCGGCCTTCCTGGCCGGTGAGGAGCCGCGCAAGTACGTCTGCGTGTACCCGTTCGTGCGCTCCTACGAGTGGTACCTGATGCCCGACGACGAGCGCCGCACGATGCTGGCCGACCACGGCAAGGCCGCCCGCGACTACCCCGACGTGCGCGCGAACACGGTCGCGTCGTTCGGGCTCGGCGACTACGAGTGGGTGCTGGCCTTCGAGGCCGACGAGCTGCACCGGATCGTCGACCTGATGTGGAAGATGCGCTACACCGAGGCGCGGCTGCACGTGCGCGAGGAGACCCCCTTCTACACCGGTCACCGCGTGGACGTCGCCGACCTGGTCACCCGCCTGCCCTGA
- a CDS encoding maleate cis-trans isomerase family protein — translation MWQPDGWDARARIGVLTPHGDVGPESELQVMAPDGVRVHAARVPFGAMARGGRMPSTIPLGPIREYADPPHVDDAARLLAAAPVRSIAFAFTSSGYATGPAAEAEMLHRLNAATQGIPVVATCSAAVLALRALGVGELALLDPPWFDQRLSGMGAEYFRDQGLEVVFNSPVGLPSNQRSINPGELYDWVREHVPARAEAVFVGGNGMRAVGVIAALEQDLGRPVLTANQVLLWHALHAGGLHVPVHGYGCLFDVQPPPHEE, via the coding sequence ATGTGGCAACCGGACGGGTGGGACGCGCGGGCGCGGATCGGGGTGCTGACTCCGCACGGGGATGTCGGGCCGGAGTCGGAGTTGCAGGTGATGGCGCCCGACGGTGTTCGAGTGCACGCGGCGCGGGTGCCGTTCGGCGCGATGGCGCGCGGTGGCCGGATGCCGTCGACGATCCCGCTCGGGCCGATCCGGGAGTACGCCGATCCGCCGCACGTCGACGACGCGGCGCGGCTGCTGGCCGCGGCGCCGGTGCGCAGCATCGCCTTCGCCTTCACCAGCTCCGGGTACGCGACCGGTCCGGCGGCCGAGGCGGAGATGCTCCACCGGCTCAACGCCGCCACGCAAGGCATCCCGGTCGTGGCCACCTGCTCGGCCGCGGTGCTCGCCCTGCGGGCGCTCGGCGTGGGCGAGCTGGCGCTGCTGGATCCGCCGTGGTTCGACCAGCGGCTCAGCGGCATGGGCGCGGAGTACTTCCGGGACCAGGGCCTGGAGGTGGTGTTCAACTCGCCGGTCGGGTTGCCGAGCAACCAGCGCAGCATCAATCCCGGTGAGCTCTACGACTGGGTGCGCGAGCACGTGCCCGCCAGGGCCGAGGCGGTGTTCGTCGGCGGGAACGGGATGCGCGCGGTCGGGGTGATCGCCGCGCTGGAGCAGGACCTCGGGCGTCCGGTGCTCACCGCCAACCAGGTGCTGCTGTGGCACGCGCTGCACGCCGGCGGGCTGCACGTGCCGGTGCACGGGTATGGATGCCTGTTCGACGTCCAGCCGCCCCCGCACGAGGAGTGA
- a CDS encoding MarR family winged helix-turn-helix transcriptional regulator, producing the protein MSQADVRNRAGYQVKRTQQALNQACERRLRPLGLSMSKYAVLHALAEEPAISSAELARRCFVTRQSLQDVLGGLRGAGLVAVAETATGGRARPVTLTDEGERLLREADRTVSEVEERMLAGIGPDDRRRLVELLACCADSLS; encoded by the coding sequence ATGAGTCAAGCCGACGTGCGGAACCGGGCCGGATACCAGGTCAAACGGACCCAGCAGGCGCTGAACCAGGCGTGCGAGCGCCGGCTCCGCCCTCTCGGGCTCTCGATGTCGAAGTACGCCGTCCTGCACGCGCTCGCCGAGGAACCCGCGATCTCCTCCGCCGAGCTCGCGCGGCGGTGCTTCGTCACCCGCCAGTCGTTGCAGGACGTGCTCGGTGGTCTGCGCGGCGCGGGCCTGGTCGCCGTCGCCGAGACCGCGACCGGCGGCAGGGCGCGTCCGGTGACGCTCACAGATGAGGGCGAGCGGCTGCTGCGCGAAGCCGACCGCACCGTCTCGGAGGTCGAGGAACGCATGCTCGCGGGCATCGGCCCCGATGACCGGCGACGGCTGGTCGAACTGCTGGCCTGCTGCGCGGACAGCCTTTCCTGA
- a CDS encoding antibiotic biosynthesis monooxygenase family protein, which produces MPTTEINADADLVTLINVFTVEPGRQRELVDVLARATEEVMRHQPGFVSANLHVSLDGTRVANYAQWESSEHFQRMLANPECRHHMSAAAEIARFEPALYSVDSVHHA; this is translated from the coding sequence ATGCCGACCACCGAGATCAACGCCGACGCCGACCTCGTCACGCTGATCAACGTCTTCACCGTGGAACCCGGCCGGCAGCGGGAGCTGGTCGACGTGCTGGCGCGGGCGACCGAGGAGGTCATGCGCCACCAGCCCGGCTTCGTCTCGGCGAATCTGCACGTCAGCCTGGACGGCACCCGCGTGGCGAACTACGCCCAGTGGGAGAGCTCGGAGCACTTCCAGCGGATGCTGGCCAACCCGGAATGCCGGCACCACATGTCGGCCGCCGCCGAGATCGCCCGGTTCGAACCGGCGCTCTACTCCGTCGACTCGGTGCACCACGCCTGA
- a CDS encoding GNAT family N-acetyltransferase, with protein MERPSELLADGGVRLRRWSRGDGDEALRVTTEALDHLAPWMAWVADGYGRPEALKFIERSQADWDSGAAYNYAILAEDGAAIGSCSLMARTGGFEIGYWLHPGHTGRGIATRAARALVAEAFRIGAGQVEIVHDAANHASAAVPRRLGFTEVERRCPSQQPVTSSEVGVDVVWRRLAGPVAAG; from the coding sequence GTGGAGCGACCATCGGAGCTTCTGGCCGACGGCGGGGTACGGCTTCGCCGCTGGTCCCGTGGTGACGGTGACGAGGCGCTTCGGGTGACGACCGAGGCACTCGACCACCTGGCGCCGTGGATGGCGTGGGTGGCCGACGGCTACGGGCGGCCGGAGGCGCTGAAGTTCATCGAGCGCAGCCAGGCCGACTGGGACAGCGGCGCGGCCTACAACTACGCGATCCTCGCCGAGGACGGGGCGGCCATCGGCAGTTGCAGCCTGATGGCGCGCACCGGTGGGTTCGAGATCGGCTACTGGCTGCACCCCGGCCACACCGGGCGGGGCATCGCGACGCGCGCGGCGCGGGCGCTGGTGGCAGAGGCGTTCCGCATAGGCGCCGGACAGGTCGAGATCGTCCACGACGCCGCGAACCACGCCAGCGCGGCGGTGCCCAGGCGGCTCGGCTTCACCGAGGTCGAGCGGCGTTGCCCGTCGCAGCAGCCGGTGACCAGCTCGGAGGTCGGCGTCGACGTCGTGTGGCGGAGGCTGGCGGGGCCGGTCGCCGCAGGATGA
- a CDS encoding NAD(P)-dependent alcohol dehydrogenase codes for MNDTIAAYAAPSPNAPLEPTPVPRRELGEHDVLIDISFTGICHSDIHQVNAEWGEGIFPMVPGHEIAGVVAAVGSQVTRHTVGDRVGVGCFVDSCRDCDNCRAGSEQYCTGELGAVMTYNGVDRDGKPTYGGYARQVVVDESYALRIPDGLPLDEAAPLLCAGITVYSPLTRWGAGPGRRVAVVGLGGLGHVAVKIARAKGAEVTVLSQSLRKKDDGLRLGAEQYHATSDPATFERLAGSFDLIINTVSADLDLDAYLGLLRTDGTLVQMGLPERPVPVSASTLIGGRRTLAGSLIGGIAETQEMLDFCAEHGIGAEVEVIPAERINEAYQRVLASDVRYRFVIDTATI; via the coding sequence ATGAACGACACGATCGCTGCCTACGCCGCGCCCTCCCCGAATGCCCCGCTGGAGCCCACGCCGGTCCCGCGACGCGAGCTCGGCGAGCACGACGTCCTCATCGACATCTCCTTCACCGGGATCTGCCACTCGGACATCCACCAGGTCAACGCCGAGTGGGGCGAGGGGATATTCCCCATGGTGCCCGGGCACGAGATCGCGGGGGTCGTCGCGGCGGTCGGCTCACAGGTGACCCGCCACACCGTCGGCGACCGGGTCGGGGTCGGGTGCTTCGTCGACTCCTGCCGCGACTGCGACAACTGCCGGGCCGGTTCGGAGCAGTACTGCACCGGCGAGCTCGGCGCGGTGATGACCTACAACGGCGTCGACCGGGACGGCAAGCCCACCTACGGCGGCTACGCCAGGCAGGTCGTGGTGGACGAGAGCTACGCGCTGCGCATCCCCGACGGCCTGCCGCTGGACGAAGCGGCGCCGCTGCTGTGCGCGGGCATCACGGTGTACTCGCCGCTCACGCGCTGGGGCGCGGGTCCGGGCCGCCGGGTCGCCGTCGTCGGCCTCGGCGGGCTCGGCCACGTGGCGGTCAAGATCGCCCGTGCCAAGGGCGCCGAGGTCACGGTGCTCAGCCAGTCGCTGCGGAAGAAGGACGACGGGCTGCGGCTGGGCGCCGAGCAGTACCACGCGACCTCGGACCCGGCCACGTTCGAACGGCTGGCCGGGAGCTTCGACCTGATCATCAACACCGTCTCGGCGGACCTCGACCTGGACGCCTACCTCGGCCTGCTGCGCACCGACGGCACCCTGGTGCAGATGGGCCTGCCCGAGCGCCCGGTGCCGGTCTCGGCGTCGACGCTGATCGGCGGTCGCCGCACGCTGGCCGGCTCGCTGATCGGCGGGATCGCCGAGACGCAGGAGATGCTGGACTTCTGCGCCGAGCACGGGATCGGCGCAGAGGTCGAGGTGATCCCGGCCGAGCGGATCAACGAGGCCTACCAGCGGGTCCTCGCCAGCGACGTCCGCTACCGCTTCGTCATCGACACCGCGACGATCTGA
- a CDS encoding helix-turn-helix transcriptional regulator, which produces MDHRTELSQFLRTRRARLGPDDVGLPQYGRRRVPGLRREELAQLAGVSVAYYTRLEQGHAQNVSGEVLGAICDALRLDQAERDHLRNLVRPVRKRRRSAQQRVRPALQQLIDAMDSTPAIVLGRRLDILGWNRLACALLGDFPAMEPDQRNLARQVFLDPAAREFYVDWTAKATEIVALLRLDAGRHPDDEALCALVEELSGRSEVFGRLWADRDVRDLGYGRKQLRHPVAGRLTLAYETMHLPDPDQKVIAYHAEPGSPSAESLNLLATRTLAPAG; this is translated from the coding sequence ATGGACCACCGCACCGAGCTGAGCCAGTTCCTGCGCACCCGCCGCGCCCGGCTGGGCCCCGATGACGTCGGGCTGCCGCAGTACGGTCGGCGCCGCGTCCCCGGCCTGCGGCGGGAGGAGCTGGCGCAGCTGGCCGGGGTGAGCGTGGCGTACTACACGCGGCTGGAGCAGGGGCACGCCCAGAACGTCTCCGGCGAAGTGCTCGGGGCGATCTGCGACGCGCTGCGGCTCGACCAGGCCGAGCGGGACCACCTGCGCAACCTCGTGCGCCCGGTGCGCAAGCGGCGCCGCAGCGCGCAGCAGCGGGTGCGTCCCGCGTTGCAGCAGCTCATCGACGCGATGGACAGCACGCCCGCGATCGTCCTCGGCCGGCGGCTGGACATCCTCGGCTGGAACCGGCTCGCCTGCGCGCTGCTGGGCGACTTCCCGGCCATGGAGCCCGACCAGCGCAACCTGGCGCGGCAGGTCTTCCTGGATCCGGCCGCGCGCGAGTTCTACGTGGACTGGACGGCCAAGGCGACCGAGATCGTGGCGCTCCTGCGGCTCGACGCCGGGCGCCACCCCGATGACGAGGCGCTGTGCGCGCTCGTCGAGGAGCTCTCCGGGCGCAGCGAGGTCTTCGGCCGCCTGTGGGCGGACCGCGACGTGCGCGACCTCGGCTACGGGCGCAAGCAGCTGCGGCACCCGGTGGCAGGCCGGCTGACGCTGGCCTACGAGACCATGCACCTGCCGGATCCGGACCAGAAGGTGATCGCCTACCACGCCGAACCCGGCTCGCCCTCCGCCGAGTCGCTGAACCTGCTGGCCACCCGCACGCTCGCTCCGGCAGGGTGA
- the msrB gene encoding peptide-methionine (R)-S-oxide reductase MsrB, translated as MEPDVGATPKVSKSDEEWRQQLSPSEYAVLREAATERPWTGEYVDTRTQGVYECRACGAELFRSETKFESHCGWPSFYDPRDTDAVILREDRSLGMVRVEVLCATCHGHLGHVFEGEGYDTPTDQRYCINSIALRHVPKA; from the coding sequence ATGGAACCGGATGTGGGTGCCACCCCGAAGGTCTCGAAGTCCGACGAGGAGTGGCGGCAGCAGCTGAGCCCGTCCGAGTACGCGGTGCTCCGGGAAGCGGCCACCGAACGTCCGTGGACAGGCGAGTACGTCGACACCAGGACGCAGGGTGTCTACGAGTGCAGGGCGTGCGGGGCGGAGCTGTTCCGCAGCGAGACCAAGTTCGAGTCGCACTGCGGCTGGCCCTCCTTCTACGACCCCCGCGACACCGACGCGGTGATCCTGCGCGAGGACCGCTCGCTCGGCATGGTGCGGGTGGAGGTGCTGTGCGCGACCTGCCACGGCCACCTGGGCCACGTCTTCGAGGGCGAGGGCTACGACACGCCGACCGACCAGCGCTATTGCATCAACTCGATCGCCCTGCGCCACGTGCCGAAGGCCTGA
- a CDS encoding ROK family protein has product MAEHPGAAERREPRMVPDAPRHSPAPADIPDATPRTAAARVLTLLHHGGPLSRSSATSSLGLARSAIGNALTELEALGLARTSTPATSGRGRPSPLVEAAPTAPFVVACALRPDRLEVTTGTIGEPVAPSHPHPLGERDFAPERLATVLAEQVEQAVRRQAGGRACAGVGVAMPAAMRESDGFVHSSLCYGWADVPFGRLVKALLPDLPVHFGRDSNLAGMAEYRRGAAAGAANALVLTCDGKGIGGALVNAGTLFTGGGHAVEAGHLMVDSEGEPCPCGSRGCLERYADGAALARAAAATTAEEALRATTARAESARRRTAGTLGAGLAGLATVLDPDRIVLTGFLAELLAAEPGVLTEELHRFSLVARTRRLRPVPGALAEPALTGAADRAFAPLLRAPQRIGG; this is encoded by the coding sequence ATGGCCGAGCATCCGGGTGCCGCCGAGCGCCGGGAACCGCGGATGGTGCCGGACGCGCCAAGGCATTCGCCTGCCCCGGCCGACATTCCGGACGCCACGCCGCGCACCGCCGCGGCACGGGTGCTGACGTTGCTGCACCACGGTGGGCCGCTGTCGCGCAGCAGCGCCACCTCGTCGCTCGGGCTGGCCCGCAGCGCCATCGGCAACGCACTCACCGAACTGGAGGCACTGGGGCTGGCCCGCACGAGCACCCCCGCGACCTCCGGCCGCGGGCGGCCGTCGCCGCTGGTCGAGGCCGCGCCGACCGCGCCCTTCGTCGTCGCTTGCGCACTGCGGCCCGACCGCCTGGAGGTCACCACCGGCACCATCGGCGAACCCGTCGCGCCATCGCACCCCCACCCCCTCGGCGAACGCGACTTCGCGCCGGAACGGCTGGCCACCGTCCTCGCCGAACAGGTCGAGCAGGCGGTCCGCCGGCAGGCCGGCGGCCGGGCCTGCGCGGGCGTGGGTGTCGCGATGCCCGCCGCCATGCGCGAGAGCGACGGTTTCGTGCACTCGTCGCTCTGCTACGGCTGGGCCGACGTGCCGTTCGGGCGGCTGGTCAAGGCGCTGCTGCCGGACCTTCCGGTGCACTTCGGACGGGACAGCAACCTCGCCGGGATGGCCGAGTACCGGCGCGGGGCGGCGGCCGGTGCCGCGAACGCGCTCGTGCTCACCTGCGACGGCAAGGGCATCGGTGGCGCGCTGGTGAACGCGGGCACGCTGTTCACCGGCGGCGGGCACGCGGTGGAGGCCGGGCATCTCATGGTCGACTCCGAGGGCGAGCCGTGCCCGTGCGGTTCGCGTGGCTGCCTGGAGCGCTACGCCGACGGTGCGGCGCTGGCTCGCGCGGCCGCCGCGACCACCGCCGAGGAAGCACTCCGGGCCACGACCGCACGGGCCGAAAGCGCCCGGCGGCGCACCGCGGGCACCCTCGGCGCCGGCCTCGCCGGGCTGGCCACCGTCCTGGACCCCGACCGGATCGTGCTGACCGGATTCCTCGCCGAGCTGCTGGCCGCCGAGCCCGGCGTGCTGACCGAGGAGCTGCACCGGTTCTCGCTCGTGGCCCGCACCAGGCGGCTGCGGCCGGTCCCCGGCGCGCTCGCCGAGCCGGCGCTCACCGGCGCGGCCGACCGCGCCTTCGCCCCGCTGCTGCGCGCTCCCCAGCGGATCGGCGGCTGA
- a CDS encoding HAD-IA family hydrolase yields the protein MENKRIDELRVRAVLLDLDGTLVDSHAAVRRSWQRWADAVGIPLESFFHRTHGRPGHEVMAEVLPERPVAENLADSRALLADEIEDTDGVRALPGAARLLASLDGMPWAIVTACTEPLARARLAAAGLPVPEVLVTSEQTDAGKPGPAGYLLAARRLGVEPAWCAVVEDAQAGVRAAIAAGMPVIGVGGPVEPSPTWELAGLDDLEALPDGVLLRLAGSRVHRDGAPIST from the coding sequence ATGGAGAACAAAAGAATCGATGAGTTGCGGGTCCGCGCGGTCCTGCTGGATCTCGACGGCACGCTGGTGGACTCCCACGCGGCCGTACGCCGCAGCTGGCAGCGCTGGGCCGACGCGGTGGGCATCCCGCTGGAGTCGTTCTTCCACCGCACGCACGGCAGGCCGGGCCACGAGGTGATGGCCGAGGTGCTGCCGGAGCGCCCCGTGGCCGAGAACCTCGCGGACAGCCGCGCGCTGCTCGCGGACGAGATCGAGGACACCGACGGCGTGCGCGCGTTGCCCGGCGCCGCCCGGCTGCTGGCTTCGCTGGACGGCATGCCGTGGGCGATCGTCACCGCCTGCACCGAACCGCTGGCCCGGGCCAGGCTCGCCGCCGCCGGACTGCCGGTGCCGGAGGTGCTGGTGACCAGCGAGCAGACCGACGCGGGCAAGCCCGGCCCGGCCGGCTACCTGCTCGCCGCGCGGCGGCTCGGCGTCGAACCCGCGTGGTGCGCGGTCGTCGAGGACGCGCAGGCGGGCGTGCGCGCGGCCATCGCGGCCGGGATGCCCGTGATCGGCGTCGGAGGGCCAGTCGAGCCGTCGCCGACCTGGGAGCTGGCCGGGCTCGACGACCTGGAGGCGCTGCCCGACGGCGTGCTGCTCCGGCTGGCCGGCTCCCGCGTTCACCGGGACGGAGCGCCGATCTCGACTTAG